The stretch of DNA AAGTGCCGGAACGCTTGGCGTTAGCGCGTGCAAGCGGCGCTAAGACGATCGATTTCAGCACGCAAAATATTCAGGAGACGCTTCTTGAACTGACGAACGGGTTAGGGCCGGATGCGGTGATCGAAGCAGTGGGTATGGAGGCTCACGGTGCGGACACGATGGCCCAGAAAATCGGCTCGGCGGTTCTTTCCGCGACGACTTTGGAGCGCCCTTTCGCGCTCAATCAGGCTATTCTCGGATGTCGTCCAGGCGGCATTGTTTCCATGCCGGGGGTTTATGCTGGAGCGCTCGGCCCGGTGATGATGGGCGTTTTCATGAATAAAGGCCTGACTTTGCGGACAGGACAGACGCATACGCAAAAATATCTCAAGCCATTGCTGGAGCGTATTCAGAAGGGAGAGATCGATCCGTCATTCGTGATCAGTCACCGTTCCACCGATCTTGAAGATGGACCGGCGCTTTACGAAAAATTCCGTGACAAGAAGGATCGGTGCACCAAAGTCGTGTTTCGGCCTCATGGCGTCGCAGCGTAACCAAGTTCGAGGCGGGCGTGAAAAACCCGCTTTTTTTGTGACGTTTCAGGATAGCGCAGAGCCATATGCCATTTAGTTTGTTTGGAGCACTTTGAAATATTTCATTGAGTAAATAGAAATCAAAATCTATTTTTACTTAATATTAAATAATAAGATACAATCACGACGAAATGATGTGTCGGGTGGTTGTGGGTTTATTTGAGTCGGGATTAAGAATTCGGCGAGCTGTGATCTCCAGTTGGAAATGATAGGTATCGCGGAACGGCGAAGAAAAACCCTTGTTTCTCGCGCTGTTCAATGATGTCGCCTATGTGAAGATCGGAAGAAGATCCAGTTCTGAATGCTTGCCACGATGCCACTGGCTATGGGTTGGTGCCGTGGGCTGAAGGATGGTCTCATGTCGTCTTCACAAAACAGCAAAGACGTGCCGCCTTTTAAGGCGCGTTATGAGAATTATATCGGCGGGGAATGGCATCGCCCCGTGGATGGGAATTATCTGACCAATCACTCCCCCGTGGATGGGCGGATATTATGCGAGGTTCCGGCTTCCACCGCGGCGGATATCGAACGGGCGCTGGATGCGGCGCACAAAGCACGCGTGGGATGGGCCAAGACGGCGCCTGCGGACCGGGCGTTGGTTCTGCTGAAAGCGGCGGAGCGGATGGAGGCTAATCTCGATCTGTTGGCGCGCGTGGAGACGTGGGATAACGGCAAGCCGATCCGCGAAACGCTAAACGCCGACATTCCGCTGGCGATCGATCATTTCCGTTATTTCGCGGGCTGTATGCGGGCGCAGGAAGGCGGCATCAGCGAGATTAACGATACCACGGTCGCCTACCATTTTCATGAGCCGCTTGGTGTGGTCGGGCAGATCATTCCGTGGAATTTTCCAATTTTGATGGCGTCGTGGAAACTGGCGCCAGCGCTGGTGGCGGGAAATTGCGTGGTGATGAAACCAGCGGAGACGACGCCTGCGAGCATTCTGGTTCTGATGGAGTTGATCGGCGATCTGTTCCCGCCGGGCGTGGTGAATATCGTCAATGGCCTGGGTAAGGATGTGGGTGCGGCCCTCTCCAACAGCGAGCGGATTGCGAAGATCGCCTTCACCGGATCGACCCCGACAGGCAAGATGATCGCCCATGCCGCGGCGGAGCATTTAATTCCCGCAACGTTGGAGTTGGGTGGTAAATCGCCGAACATCTTCTTTGCCGATATCATGGATCATGACGACGCCTATCTCGACAAGGCGATCGAGGGCTTCACCATGTTCGCGCTCAACCAAGGGCAGATTTGCTCTTGCCCGAGCCGCGCCCTGGTGCATGAATCGATTTACGAGCGCTTCATAGAGAAGGTTCTACCACGCGTCAAAGCGATCAAGCAGGGCGATCCGTTCGACCCGCAGACGATGATGGGGGCGCAAAACTCCAAGATGCAGCAGGACAAGATTCTGTCCTATATCGAGATCGGCAAGAACGAAGGCGCGGAGTTGCTGACGGGCGGCGGACGCCCATCTCTGGGGCAGTCGTTCGGCGAGGGTTTTTACATTCAGCCCACGGTTTTCCGGGGCGATAACAAAATGCGGATTTTCCAAGAGGAGATTTTCGGCCCCGTTTTGGCGGTAACGACGTTCAAGACGGAGGAGGAAGCGCTGGCCATCGCCAATGACACGCAGTTCGGGCTTGGGGCGGGGGTGTGGAGTCGGCACGCCAATATCTGTTACCGCATGGGGCGCGGCCTTGAGGCGGGGCGTGTGTGGGTGAATTGCTATCACGCCTATCCGGCGCATGCGGCTTTCGGTGGATATAAGAAATCGGGCATCGGGCGCGAGACGCATAAGATGGTGCTCGATCATTACCAGCAGACTAAGAACATGTTGGTCAGTTATAGCGAGGACAAGTTGGGCTTTTTCTGAGCCTAATGGCGCGGGGAGCTTTCCGCTTAGGAAAAGACCCGCGCGGATGGTTTTGACGAAGATGGGTGGATGATTGGCGATTTGTCCCTATAATGCCGTCGTGAGAACATTTCGTGGAACGATCTGTAAGGCTCTTGGCTTTTTGCGAGCGTGTAGGGTTATAAGATCAACGGAATGATCCGTTATCGCTTGGGGAGAAGCGTCTGTATGCTGCACCGCATTTCGCGCATTGTGGTTTGCGCTTCGAGTATCGTGAGCGCGCCAGCCTTGCTTGCGGTGCCGGCGATGGCGGCGAATACCGTGCCCTCCACGCCCGCCATATCGACCACGTTGAACTTCACGATGAAGGAAATCGGCGGTGGCATCGGTTACGAATGGGGAAAAGGCCAGCTTTCCTACCAGGGCCGGAGCTATGATTTCACCATCGGTGGCGGCGGATTGGCGTCTCTGGGTTATATTCAGGTTCAAGGGAACGGGACCGTTAACGATCTCTCGCGTCTCAGTGATTTCGACGGCACGTATTGGACGGTGAAGGCCGCAGCGGCGGCGGGATCAGGCACGGGCGTGGCGGTTTTGGAGAATCAGTTCGGCGTGCGTCTGACACTGCATATGAAAATGCAGGGCGCGCATGTTTCGGCCTCGGTGATGCGGTTGCGCTTCCGGCTCGTGCCAACGCCGGAAGAAGCCAAGGGCGACATTCTGCGCTGATTTTTCAGCTAGCTCGCGGATTTTCTGCAAGCCAACGAGCGATGGCGTTGAAATCCTGCTGAAACTGTTTCTTTTCTTGTGCCTGACGGCTTGGGTCCGGGAGGCGCAGGAGATAGGACGGATGGACCGTTGCGAAATGAGTGTAGGACTGTGTAGGCGCTCCGTGAAAGCGACCCCGCAGG from Kozakia baliensis encodes:
- a CDS encoding aldehyde dehydrogenase family protein; amino-acid sequence: MSSSQNSKDVPPFKARYENYIGGEWHRPVDGNYLTNHSPVDGRILCEVPASTAADIERALDAAHKARVGWAKTAPADRALVLLKAAERMEANLDLLARVETWDNGKPIRETLNADIPLAIDHFRYFAGCMRAQEGGISEINDTTVAYHFHEPLGVVGQIIPWNFPILMASWKLAPALVAGNCVVMKPAETTPASILVLMELIGDLFPPGVVNIVNGLGKDVGAALSNSERIAKIAFTGSTPTGKMIAHAAAEHLIPATLELGGKSPNIFFADIMDHDDAYLDKAIEGFTMFALNQGQICSCPSRALVHESIYERFIEKVLPRVKAIKQGDPFDPQTMMGAQNSKMQQDKILSYIEIGKNEGAELLTGGGRPSLGQSFGEGFYIQPTVFRGDNKMRIFQEEIFGPVLAVTTFKTEEEALAIANDTQFGLGAGVWSRHANICYRMGRGLEAGRVWVNCYHAYPAHAAFGGYKKSGIGRETHKMVLDHYQQTKNMLVSYSEDKLGFF